The following DNA comes from Sorex araneus isolate mSorAra2 chromosome 5, mSorAra2.pri, whole genome shotgun sequence.
TGGCCAGGCTAAAAGCAAAAACGTAGGCTTGGGCAAccatgggaaggaatgggggcATCTCCCAGATGCCCTTGGAGAGAGTGTATAGACATGGAGCCTGGGCTAAGGGTCTGTACACTCTGCTGGGTTCCCCTTACTGTTCGCTTTCCTGGCTCCAGCTGAAGGCATTCAACTAGTAAGCAAAAAGACAGAAAGGATGAAGAATACCTCTTCATTGCCTCCCAGGCTCAACAGACTGACAAGTTAACAAAATCACTAAACGAAAGGATCAGAGTGCAACGAATAAGgtccttgccttacacacagccaacagattccatccttggcactgcatatgatctttGAGCCCCCcgcaagagtgacccctgaacaccacttggcacaactcaaaaacacaaaacaaagtatTCCACAGAAAGAATATGGACTTCAAAAGCATTCTCCTAGAGGGGAGGGAGATGATGGTGTGAGAGAGGGGGCTTGGGTGGGAAGAGATGGCATGTGACTCATTCTGAGGGCCCACACTCCCTGGTTTATCCTTACTGTCCTGTCAGCAATTAGTAACTATTCCTTTGGTCTGAAAAATGTTTCAATTTGAATCATCTAAGAAAAAAGGCTATTCAACTTGAAAGCAGACAGAGCTAAGCTGACCtaaaaaaaatggcaatactgcatCTTTTTGGGCCAGTGTGTTCCTTTCAAGGTTAAGTGGAATTAGCTGACAGAGGCCAGTGTAACAGACTCAGACAGGGCAAACTGGCCTGGGGTTAAGTCTATTGGGGTTTAAATCTCAGCTCTGGCAGTATTTTGATCAACATTTACTCTCTACCCTTCAAGTTCCTGATCTCTAGTATAATATTAGCACACCCATCCTATAGCCTTGTAATGAAGTTATGAGGATACCCaccctataaaatataaaatctctaaCAAGAACCCACACAATCAGTAAATCCTAGTGAGCTGAGGTATCTCACCCTCTGTGGCCATAATTTTCTCTGTAATGACTCACCACCTGACTTGGACTCTGATCTGCTTTGACTTAGGTAAATGTGATTGTGATGGGGATGACCAAGACGTTTGcaattttctttgtgatttttcaaGAAGAGTTTGAAAGCACCTCAAAGCAAACTGGTTGGATTGGATCCATCATGTCCTCACTTCGTTTCTCTGCAGGTATAAGGCTAGCAATAAGCTTGGCATCCAAGGACCCAGGACTCAACAAGACTTACCTGGTGGTCACTCAAGGCAGGAGCATTGCTACAGCTTAGGTTCACATATTAATATGTAAAGCTGAGATAAGGATGGAGTGTTTAGCCTCCAAGTGACttgataaagttagaaatacTTTCAGAGAAAGAAAGCACAAGAACCAACCTCTTTCTTAATTCCACAACTCAACTTTTAATCCCTTCTTTTCACAGTGCCTTAATTTTTGTTCAGTGACCCAGTCTCTCAACTGGGATGTTAGTCCATAAAGATCTAATCACCTACGTATACTTAAGCCAAAatacacaatttcttttttttttggcatgggattggggtcatacctggcagtgcttgagaactactcctggaagtgccttgGGGGATCATATTCAGTTCTGAAGACCAGACCAGGGTTAGCCTCTTGTAATGCAAGTCCTGTAaaaccttaaccactgtacaGTCTCTTCAGCCCTCCTCTAGTTTTATCTGGAAATGTAACATGATAGAGGGAACAGATTAATGATAGTACCTTGTCCTTGTAACTGTCAATGGTAGCAACCTCTTTTGTAGTGGTTTTACAATGTATAATCGAGAAATTTCCCCTTCAatcagcttatttttaaaaaaaaacataaagcatgtggagggaagttgatactggtggagggatcggtatTGAATTATTGTATATGAGCAACtaccagtaactttgtaaatcatggttcttgcAATAGTaggtgagtaaggtgcttgccttgcacatgactgatctgggttagatccccagtgtcccatatgatctccctagcaccaccaggaataatccttgagcaatgccaggtgtgccaCCTCCCAGCCATGCCAGATGTGCCACTTGTCCCCTGCTTCCCCCCAAACAAAGTAACAAGGCCAGAATGATAGCTCAAATTATGCTGGGGGCCTGGATTCATTCCTGGGTATCACGTGATCCACTGAGCAAAACTGGGAGAGACCTCTGAGCAATACATTGGAAGtagctgagtattgctgggtgtggccccaaacacaagcTAAAGTCCCCAACAAAACcctttcaaaaaggaaaaatgctGTAGAACTGGGATTAAGAAATCcaagaaaagtttttttctttgttgctaTGAGAACTGGGTGGTAGAgggtgggagtgtgtgggggTATCTAAACACATTTGATTGCACTGCATCTGAGTTCTTGGACACTTGGCACGCAGGGACTGAATTCTTTGCCTCATGCGTGTGCTATGTAATTTTGAGGAATATATAATACTCCAAAGTAGAGTCCTCATTTCTTCAGCCCCTCATCTAAATGGTATGCTCTTAGGGGccagacatttgccttgcacacaaatgacttgtatttgatccttggcacccctgatttgtatttgatccttggcaccccatagtcccctgagccctctagagtaatctctgagagcagagccaggactaagacccctgaacacttctggttATGGCTCCCCAAACTCACACATAAATTGTAAACGGAGGAGTGTCAGAGCACATTTACAgtttctgcctttctttctcttcccaagGCCCTCTGGCTGCCATCACTTGTGACATCACTGGAGAGAGAACTGCCTCTATTCTTGGGGCTCTCCTCTTTACTGGAGGATATCTTATCAGTAGCTGGGCTACAAGCATTTCCTTTCTCTGTGTAACTATGGGATTTTTACCTGGTAAGTCTACTGTTAAAATAAGGCTAAcaaacagagactggcacacatccaaaagaacaaaagtaactggtgttggcgtggatgtgcggagaaagggactctccttcactgctggtgggaatgctgcctggttcagcccttttggaaagcagtatggacgcttctcaaaaaattagaaattgagctcccatttgacccagcaataccacttctgggaatatatcccggagatgcaaaaaagtatagcagaaatgacatctgtacttgtatgttcattgcagcactatttacaatagccagaatctggaaaatacccgagtgtccaagagcagatgactggttaaagaaactttggtatatctacacaatggaatactatacagctgtaagaaaaaatgaagtcatgaaatttgcatgtaggtggatcaatatggaaagtatcatgttaagtgaaatgagtcagacagacagacatagaaagattgccctcatttatggaatataaagtaacagaatgggagactaacacccaagaatagtagagatcagtaccaggaggattactccacagcttagaagccagcctcgcatgctggggggaaaaggcagctcagatagagaagggaccaccaagtaaagggtgctaggagggcctgctcaggatgggagatggggcctgaaagtagactacagaccaaacatgatggtcacttaatacctctattgcaaatcacaataccaaaaggagagagagaacaaaaggaaatgccctgccagaggtgggatggggtggaagggacagagtggggatggtgggaaggatactaggaccattggtggtggaaaatgggcactgatggagggatgggtactccaccattgtatgactgaagcgcaagcaagaaagtttgtaagtctgtaactatacctcatggtgattcactaataaaaaattaaaaaaaaaaaagatgggcctCAGAACCTTTCCTTTTACTGTTCATGAATCCAAAAGGCCTAGTTACATGATCAAGAAGAAAAATCTTGTCTGGTACCAAGTCACTTAATGTGAAAGCAGCTGAAGCTGTGAACGTTTGTCTTTTAGGTTTGGGTTCTGCTTTCTTGTATCAAGCAGCTGCTGTTGAAATTACAAAATACTTCAAAAAACGCCTGGCTCTTTCCACAGCTATTGCTCGATCTGGGATGGGATTCACATTTCTTCTAGCACCCTTTACAAAATTCCTCGTAGATCTGTATGACTGGAAAGGTGAGTCGTTCGAAATTCCTGAATTCGAAATTCTAGCTCTGCAAAACTTCATGTTCAACTCAATTTTAACTCTGAAGGAAAACGAATACTCAAGCAAATTCTTAAAGTCAACATGTACCTTTTTCTTGGAGACTAGAGATCTTGAAGCACCTGCAGGCTTGCCAGCCACAGAAGCAACTCGACTTCACCAGAGCTCAGTGTCCTGAGGCCTGGAAGTCTCTGAGCAGCTGGGGAAACCCCTGGCATGAAAAGCAATGCACATAGGAAGGCAAGGGCTCCCCTTTCCCCCTTAGCAAGCAGCTCTAGTCCAATTTcccctttaagaaaaaaaaaataattatgccaggactggaacaatagtacagcggagagggtgcttgcctggcacacagccaagctgggttagatccccggcatcctgtatgtcCCCTGTGCCAcccccagaaataattcctgaatgcagagccatgagtaacctctgagtatcaccagatgtaaccaaaaagcaaaaaaaagaaagaaaaagaaaagcctccTTCATCAGATTCACTCAATAGAttgaggtggtggtggggtccTCAGGTAAAAAATTCAAAGGGCtatgtttcttcttatttttttttttgctttttgggtcactcccagcgatgctcaggggttactcctggctttgcactcaggaattactcctggcagtgcttgggggaccatactggatgccggggattgaacccaggtcggccgtgtgcaaggcaaacgccctacccgctgtgctatcgctccggccccaaagggCTATGTTTTTAAAAGGTGCATCTTATGTTAAGATCAACTACACCAGTTTGAAATTAAGAAACCACACATTTCTTGTACTAGAGACAAAACTAAAACCAAGTAACTTAGAAATGCATAGTTATTTCTATCACCTATACATTTCGTTTCATCTTGAGTAGGACCAGCTGACAAAATTCCTAAGACAAGCTAGTAGATCCAGTAGATCCAATAGTCAACTCTCTTATCTAGAACCTGACACGAGTCACAGCTTTGGTCAGGACATGCTGAAACCAAACTAATGGCTTCAAAGGCAAGGCGAGCATCTGTCTcatttcaaggaaataaaaaatgtcaaGGAAGAAACGCAATCTGCTCTGCTAATGCAGTTTCCAAGCAATTCGATTATCCAATCCTCCTCTTTTTTCACTACTAAAATCTATATCCTCCCTTCAGGATATTTAAAATCCCTATTTAAAAAACACTGTAATTTTCTTGATGTTGCCAGAAATCATGTACCTCAGTTACAGTGCTCGTGTAACTAATTGTGGCActtgggatcacacttggcatgtggggtgatggcagggatcaaactgttgGCCTCATGCCCATAAAGCAGGTGCTTTCTACCAGTGAGCATCCCCAGTCCCCAATTTTCTAACACTGGAAATATCCCTCCCTCCCAAGCTGGTTTTATTCTTGTTGCAAAAAATAGCTCTTTCCCTTCCATGCCATCTGTTGGTGCAGTTTCTATCTCAAAAGGACGCCGTTTTCATAGATACAAATGTACacagcaatgaaatgaacagacttAAAGGCTTTCGGCTAAATTCTGCAGTGCTTTCAGGACTTTTACActactttttcagggtcaggttTCTTCATTTTCAACTTGTCAATGTCTCCTCTTTAGGTGCCCTTATGTTATTTGGAGCTATCACACTGAATCTGGTGCCTTCCAGTATGCTCCTAAGACCTATCTATATCAAAAGCGAGAGCATGCCTGATGTccaagagagaggcagcagtaTGACTGCAAGTGCTCCAGATGCTGCATCTGAGCCAGAAACATCGCAAGTCAATGAGACACATGCATCGACCACTGGGGACACAGCGCTGCACGCGGCCATACAGCCCAGTACAAGCTTAATAGTCTCACAAAACCAAAGCAGGGAGTCTAACAGTGGGCCTAAGAGAAATGCAGGACCTCGCCTAATAACTAATGAAAGCAGCAAGA
Coding sequences within:
- the SLC16A4 gene encoding monocarboxylate transporter 5 isoform X3, with the translated sequence MPKRERKAHTYTQVPDGGWGWMVVLHFFLVNVIVMGMTKTFAIFFVIFQEEFESTSKQTGWIGSIMSSLRFSAGPLAAITCDITGERTASILGALLFTGGYLISSWATSISFLCVTMGFLPGLGSAFLYQAAAVEITKYFKKRLALSTAIARSGMGFTFLLAPFTKFLVDLYDWKGALMLFGAITLNLVPSSMLLRPIYIKSESMPDVQERGSSMTASAPDAASEPETSQVNETHASTTGDTALHAAIQPSTSLIVSQNQSRESNSGPKRNAGPRLITNESSKKVTSGCCKQNLFDMSVFKNPFFYIYTWSFLLSQLAYFIPTFHLVARAKTLGIDILDASYLVSTAGIIETVSQIISGWIADQNWIKKYHYHKTYLILCGITNLLAPLATTFPLLMTYTIFFAIFSGGYMALILPVLVDLSGISKVHSFLGLAAFFAGMGVLSGPPLAALNWSFGSSSSASETEHY
- the SLC16A4 gene encoding monocarboxylate transporter 5 isoform X4 translates to MPKRERKAHTYTQVPDGGWGWMVVLHFFLVNVIVMGMTKTFAIFFVIFQEEFESTSKQTGWIGSIMSSLRFSAGPLAAITCDITGERTASILGALLFTGGYLISSWATSISFLCVTMGFLPGLGSAFLYQAAAVEITKYFKKRLALSTAIARSGMGFTFLLAPFTKFLVDLYDWKGALMLFGAITLNLVPSSMLLRPIYIKSESMPDVQERGSSMTASAPDAASEPETSQVNETHASTTGDTALHAAIQPSTSLIVSQNQSRESNSGPKRNAGPRLITNESSKKVTSGCCKQNLFDMSVFKNPFFYIYTWSFLLSQLAYFIPTFHLVARAKTLGIDILDASYLVSTAGIIETVSQIISGWIADQNWIKKYHYHKTYLILCGITNLLAPLATTFPLLMTYTIFFAIFSGGYMALILPVLVDLSGISKVHSFLGLAAFFAGMGVLSGPPLAALADYNIVINVLLRGSI
- the SLC16A4 gene encoding monocarboxylate transporter 5 isoform X2, whose amino-acid sequence is MPKRERKAHTYTQVPDGGWGWMVVLHFFLVNVIVMGMTKTFAIFFVIFQEEFESTSKQTGWIGSIMSSLRFSAGPLAAITCDITGERTASILGALLFTGGYLISSWATSISFLCVTMGFLPGLGSAFLYQAAAVEITKYFKKRLALSTAIARSGMGFTFLLAPFTKFLVDLYDWKGALMLFGAITLNLVPSSMLLRPIYIKSESMPDVQERGSSMTASAPDAASEPETSQVNETHASTTGDTALHAAIQPSTSLIVSQNQSRESNSGPKRNAGPRLITNESSKKVTSGCCKQNLFDMSVFKNPFFYIYTWSFLLSQLAYFIPTFHLVARAKTLGIDILDASYLVSTAGIIETVSQIISGWIADQNWIKKYHYHKTYLILCGITNLLAPLATTFPLLMTYTIFFAIFSGGYMALILPVLVDLSGISKVHSFLGLAAFFAGMGVLSGPPLAGWLYDYTQTYTGSFYFSGICYVLSSVSFFFVPLAERWKNRV